Part of the Sulfuricella denitrificans skB26 genome is shown below.
CGACCGCGTATGTCAGTGCCAGCACCACATCGCGCTGCGGCCCACTGGGCAAGGAAAGCGCCAGTGCGACCGAAATGCCGCCGCGCAATCCGCCCCAGGTGAGTACTTGCAACGCGCCCCGCGGCAACCTGAACACCCGGCCCAACAGAATGATGGGCGTGCCGACCGACAACAACCGCGCCGTCAGGGTGATGGCAATAACGGCCAGCGCCGCCAGCGCCAGGCTTGTCGAGAATTCGATCAGGATTACTTCGAGGCCGATCAGCACGAACAACACCGCGTTGAGTATCGAATCCAGCAGTTCCCAGAACATGTCCAGATGCTCGCGTGTCTTATGCGACATCGCCTGCGCACGACCGTGATTGCCGATGATCAGACCGGCCACCACCATCGCCAGCGGGCCAGATACATGCAGTCGATCCGCCAGAGCATATCCGCCAAGCACGGCGGCCAGCGTGATCAATACCTCTTCCTGGTAGCTGTCGATGCTCTTCAGCATGCGGTAGGTCACATATCCGAGTACCAAGCCGAACGCGATGCCGCCGCCGCCTTCTTCCAGCAGCAGCATGGCGCCATGCGCCGCAGTCGGGGCTTCGCCGCTGGCCAGCATCGCCAGCAGTAGCGAAAACAGCACCACACCGACTCCGTCATTAAACAGCGACTCGCCAGAGATGACGATTTCCAGGCTCTTGGGCGCGCCGACCGATTTCAGTATGCCCATGACAGCAATCGGATCGGTGGGCGAAATCAATGCACCAAAAATCAGGCAGTACGTTAGCGGCAGTGCGATACCGGTGTACGGCAGGATCACCCACAGACCGAACCCGACCAGCAGCGTCGAAGTCAGTGTGCCGAAAATCGCCAGTATGCCGACCTGCCATCTGTACGACTTCAACTCGCTTAAATCGACATGCAGCGCGCCGGCAAACAGCAGGAGCGACAGCATCCCCTGCATCAGCAATTCCGAAAAATCGACCGATGAAAGCAACGACACTTCATATTCGCGTAAGGCACCAAAGCCGAGCTTGTCCAACCCGAACAGCGCAAACGAAAGCAGCAAGGCAATACCCATGACGCCGATCGTGGTTGGCAGGCCGATAAACCGGTGGTTCAGATAGGACAGCAGTGCGGTCAATACAAGGCATGAAACGGCGACGTCGAACATGGATGATTTTTCCCTCCGGTTTATCTATTTGTTCTGCACTACAGTCATGCTCATGTAAATAAATAAGCCATGTCGTTCGCGACCGAGTCCGCTACGCCTCTTCCAACCACTTCCGCGCCTCGGTAGCAACTCCATCTCGATCAAGCGCAACGTCATGAGCGTCTCACCCTTCCCATTTCCAATCGCGGATCTCCGGCATGTCTTCCCCGTGTTTTTCGATGTAGGCCTTGTGATCGAGCAGCTTGTCACGCAGGAACTGTTTGGCGTAGGCGGCGCGTGAACCCAGGCTAGCCACACGGTCTATGACGTCGCCGACCAGGTGGAAGCGGTCGAGATCGTTCAATACGACCATATCAAAGGGGGTGGTGGTCGTGCCGTTTTCCTTGTACCCGCGCACGTGCAATTGCGGGTGGTTGGTGCGGCGGTAGGCCAGTCGGTGTATCAGCCAGGGGTAGCCGTGGAAGGCAAATATGATGGGCTTGTCCTTGGTGAACAGGATGTCGAAATCCTTGTCTGTCAGACCATGAGGGTGCTCGCTTCGCGGCTGCAGCGTCATCAGGTCCACCACGTTAATGACACGGATCTTCAGTTCCGGAAAGTGCTGCCGTAAAATCTTGACCGCAGCCAGCGTCTCCAGCGTCGGCACTTCCCCGCAGCAGGCCATCACTACGTCGGGATCGCCGCCCTTGTCATTGCTGGCCCATTCCCAGATGCCGATCCCGGCCGTACAGTGCTTGATGGCCGCTGCCATGTCCAGCCATTGCGCTTCCGGCTGTTTGCCAGCAACAATCACATTGACGTAATTGCGGCTGCGCAAGCAATGGTCTGTCACCGACAGCAGGGTGTTGGCATCGGGCGGCAGATAGACGCGGATGATGTCCGCCTTCTTGTTCACCACGTGGTCGATGAAACCGGGATCCTGATGACTGAGTCCGTTGTGGTCCTGCCGCCAGACGTGCGATGAAAGCAGGTAGTTCAACGAGGCAATAGGGCGCCGCCATGGAATTTTTCTCGACACCTTGAGCCACTTGGCGTGCTGATTGAACATCGAATCCACGATGTGAATAAACGCCTCGTAGCAGGAGAAAAAACCGTGCCGGCCAGTCAGCAGGTAGCCTTCCAGCCAACCCTCGCACTGGTGCTCGCTCAACATCTCCATCACCCGGCCATCCGGTGCGACGTGTTCGTCGCCAGGAAGGATATCCGCCGTCGAGCAGCGGTTCGTCACTTCGAACACGGCCCCCCAGCGGTTCGACGCGGTTTCGTCCGGGCTGAAAATGCGGAAGTTGCGTGCATCGGCGTTGAGTTTGAGCACGTCGCGAATGAACTGACCCTGGATGCGCGTTGCCTCGGCCTTTACGCCGCCGGGCTCAGGCACCTCGACCGCATAGTCGCGGAAGTCCGGCATGCGCAATTCGCGCAGCAGCATTCCACCATTGGCATGCGGGTTCGCCCCCATGCGCCGCTCGCCTTTCGGCGCCAGCTCGGCCAGTTCCGATTTCAGCCTGCCGTTGTCGTCGAATAACTCTTCGGGCCGGTAACTCTTCATCCACTGTTCGAGTATCTTCAGGTGTTTCGGCTCGGTGGCAAAATCTGTAACCGGCACCTGGTGTGCGCGAAAGGTCCCTTCGACCGGTTTGCCGTCGACTGTCTCAGGCCCTGTCCAGCCCTTCGGCGAGCGCAGGATGATCATCGGCCAGCGCGGGCGCTCGCTGAACCCTTTGGCGCGCGCGTCGCGCTGGATGCGCTTGATCTCGGTGACCACCGCATCCAGAGTGGCGGCCATCAGCTGGTGCATCTCATCGGGGTCGTCGCCCTCGACGAAATACGGCGTGTAACCGTAGCCGCGAAAAAGCGCTTCCAGTTCGTCGTGAGAAATACGCGCCAGCACGGTGGGGCCGGCGATCTTGTAGCCATTCAAATGCAGAATCGGCAGCACGGCACCGTCGTGAACCGGGTTGAGGAATTTGTTCGAGTGCCAACTGGTGGCCATCGGGCCGGTTTCCGCCTCGCCATCGCCCACCACGCAGGCCACCATCAAGTCGGGATTGTCGAACGCGGCGCCATAGGCGTGTGACAGGGCATAGCCGAGTTCGCCGCCTTCGTTAATCGAGCCCGGAGTTTCCGGCGCGACGTGACTGGGGATGCCGCCAGGAAAAGAAAACTGGGTGAACAGCTTCTTCATGCCCTGTTCGTCCTGGGAAATGTTCGGATACACCTCGCTGTAAGTCCCCTCCAGATAAGTGTTGGCCACCAGGCCCGGCCCGCCGTGTCCGGGGCCGGTGACATCGATCACGCTCAGGTCGTATTGCTTGATGATCCGGTTGAGGTGGACATAAACAAAATTCAGGCCCGGCGTGGTGCCCCAGTGTCCCAGCAGCCTCGGCTTTACATGTTCCAGGGCCAACGGCTTTTTGAGCAGCGGATTGTCGTACAGATAGATCTGGCCAACCGACAGATAGTTGGCGGCCCGCCAGTAGGCATTCATCTTGCGCAGAAGATCAGGTGGCAAAGGATTGCTCTTGAGCTTGGTTTTTTTCATCTTTATGGCCATGTTCCTTCCTTTTTAATCGGCAGACCCAAAACGTGGCAGACCGATTTCGCGATCATCACTTCCTCATCCGTGTGCATGACTCGAACCGTAACCCTGCTGGTTTCAGAGGAGATCACGGCCGCATTCGCCACGTTGAGCTCTTCATCGATTTCGACACCCAGAAATTTCAGCCCGGCGCAGATCCGGGTGCGTACAATGGACGCGCTTTCCCCGATGCCGCCTGCGAACACCAGCGTATCCAGCCCGCTCAGCGCCGCAGCGTATGAACCGATCCACTTTTTTACCTGGTAACAAAACAGGGCTACCGCCTCTGTAGCGCGCTCGTCGGTTGCCTCTAATGCAATCAGATCGCGCATGTCGGAACTGGTCTCGGAGATGCCGAGCAGTCCGGATTCATGATTGATGAGCCTTTTGAACTGCTGGGGGGTCAGGTTCTCGCTCTGCATCAAGTACCATGCCACGCCGGGATCCAGGTCGCCTGTCCGGGTACCCATAATCAAACCGCCAGTCGGAGTAAACCCCATGCTGGTATCGATGCTCTGACCGTCGCGAACGGCCGCCAGGCTCGCCCCGTTACCCAGGTGCGCCAGGATCACACGGCCTTGGGCTGCTTGCGTGCCGGCAACATGCGCGAGCTGTTGCATAAGATAAGCATAGGACAATCCATGGAATCCGTAGCGCTGGATCCCCATTGCATCGAAACGACGCGGGATAGGCAAAAGCCGGGCCACGCGCGGCAAGGTGTGGTGAAACGCCGTATCAAAGCAGGCAACCTGAGGCAGCTGTGGGTAACGCCGGCGAAATGCCTCGATCAGTTCGATCTCGCGCGGAAGATGCTCCGGGTCATACGGACTGATCCGGTGCAATTCATCCAGCAATGCCTGAGAAACACGCTCGGGCTGGATGTGTTTCATGCCATGGACCACGCGGTGCCCAACTGCCATGACGTGCGTAAAACCAACCTGCTGTTCGAGCCAGTCGATTAAAAAGTTCGCCGCCGAACCATGATCGGCAACTTCTATGGCCAGATTGCCTTGCTGTCCTCGGGACGTATCGCTGAAAGTCAGATTCGTCCCGGGTAAACCGATGCGGTCGATTTTTCCTGTCAACCCTCGTGGTAGCGGCTCGCTGGTCTGATATAGCGCGAACTTGATGCTAGACGAACCGCCGTTGATCGTTAGCACGTTTTCCTTAGCCAGCCTCACGCTCTATCCCTTTGTTATTTTGCATGTTTCAATTCGTCCGCAGCCAGTTATTCGTAGCGCAATGCGCTATACGTGTGATGAAATCACCGCTGCCACAGGATATGCGCATCTTCCAGGGGAACCGCCACATCATCGCGGTACGGGATGAGTCGCGCCGTATAGTCCGAAGCCGGCCGGGAGGCAGAAACCCCTGCGCGATAGGCGTAGCCGTTTATTGCGCCCACCAGTTGCCGCACGCGCTTCATCTCCACTCGCTCCGGCGCAGCACCATTAGCGCCATTGGCATAAAGCTCGACCCGAACAGCATCCGGGTCCAGGTCATCGAGATACATTTGAATCTCGAATACATGCTGCTCGCCATCGGTTTCAAGCTTCACTTCACCGAAGCGCAGTGCGGTCCATTTTTGGTCCAGCGCGTGCTGCCAATTGACCATATCCACGCCAATGGCGCCCTTATCGGCAGCCCGTGCAAGGTAGGCTGAGGCCGCAGGAATATAATGCTGATCGGTGTATTCGCACACCGAGTGGTTGGCACAGAAACGCGGCGTCAATCGCGCCATGCTTTCTCGCATCCGGTTCACCCAGGCGCTGGGAATGCCTTGTTCGTCACGAGCATAGAATTCAGGGATCACCTCGTTCTCGAGCAGGTCATAGAGGGCTTCGGCTTCAATAGCGTCCCAGGCGGGATCATGATCATGTTCCTGACCATCCCCCAGCGCCCATCCCACCTCCGGTGAGTAGGCCTCGGCCCACCAGCCGTCCAGTTCCGAAAGATTGAGGCCGCCATTGACCAGTACCTTCATGCCGCTGGTACCACACGCCTCCCAAGGCCGCCGGGGCGTGTTGATCCAGACATCGACCCCCTGCACAAGGGACTCGCTCAAGAGCATGTTGTAGTCGCTGAGGAAGATTACATGGCGGCGAACCTCGGGCCGCCGGATAAATTGTGTCCACTGCCGAATCAAAGCCTGCCCGGCCAAGTCGGAGGGATGAGCCTTGCCCGCCATGATGAGCTGTACCGGGCGTTGCGGATTAGCCAGCAGGCGCAGCAACCGCTCCGGATCGTGCAGCAGCAGATTAGGGCGTTTGTAGGCGGCGAAGCGCCGCGCAAAGCCCAGGGTCAACACATTGGGATCGAAAAGATGGCCCGCCTCCGCCACTGCTTCGGCCGACGCGCCGGAGGAGGCCAACTGTCTGGACAAGCGCTCGCGCACGTAGGTCACAAAAGACTGGCTGGCGGCGATGCGAAATTGCCAGAGTCGGGTGTCGGAAACGCGGCGCATGTCCTGCTCCAGGGTTTCCAACGTCCCCAGCCAGCGGTCCTTGCCACAGGCCTCCGTCCAAAGATTATCTGCTTCTTCCGAATCCCAGGTCGGCATATGGACGCCGTTGGTGACGTGGCCGATGGGCACCTCCTCCGCCGGCCAGTGCGGAAAAAGAGGGGCGAACAGGTGGCGGCTCACCTGCCCATGTAAGCGGCTTACGCCATTCACCGCGCCACTCCCGCGGATTGCCAGATAGGCCATGTTGAAGCTCTCCGACGGGTCATCCGGGTTCTGTCGGCCAAGTGCCATCAGGTCGTGGAGCGTGATACCCAATTTTCTGGCATAACCACTGAGGTATTGTTCGATCAGGGCCGGGGCAAAACGATCAAATCCGGCGTCTACTGCCGTGTGCGTGGTGAACAGGTTGCCCGCTCTGGTTACGGCCAGCGCAACCTCAAAAGACTGACCGGTTTCCTCCATGAAATTCCGGGCGCGTTCCAGTACGGCAAAGGCCGCATGACCTTCGTTGAGGTGACAGACTTCCGGATCAAGATCGAGCGCACGGAGCAATCGCCATCCGCCGATGCCGAGTACCATCTCTTGTTGCAGCCGCAGCTCCGGTCCGCCCCCGTACAACTCGCTGGTGATCCCGCGATGTGCCGGGTAATTTGCGGCGTCATTGCTGTCCAGCAGGTACAGCTTGACGCGACCGACCTGCACCTGCCAGGCGCGCAGCCATACCGAGTAACCGGGTAACGCAACCTCTAAACGCAACCACTCTCCATCCGGCTTGCGCAGTGGGGTGATCGGCAATTGCCCTGGATCGTTGTACGGATAAAGGGCCTGTTGCGCACCGTCCTGATCGATGACCTGGCGGAAATAGCCCTGCTGGTAGAGCAGCCCCACGCCGACCACCGGAATGCCCAGATCGCTGGCGGCCTTGAGCTGGTCGCCGGCCACATTGCCCAGCCCTCCCGAATAGATCGGGAGGGCTTCGCTCAACATGAATTCCATGCTGAAATAGGCTACGCAGGTCAGGGGCGCATCGGGATAATGTTGCTGAAACCACGCTTGTGCCTCCGCCGCCTGCTTCTTGGACTGCACCATGGCATCGATCTTGTTGCGGAAGGCCGGATCGGCGAGTACGTTCTGGATCTTCTCCCGTGAGACCGTCTGCAGGACATCGCACGGGTGATGCGTCAGCTCCCACAGCACCGGGTCCAGCTGCCGCCACACCTCGTCGGTGACATGGCTCCACGACCAGCGCATATCCAGGGCCAGTTCGACCAGGGAATCGAATCCCTCGACGTCCGCAGGGAGAAGGCCGTCTATCGGGTGACTGCCCCGTGTTTGTTCGCTCATGTCGACTCCTTTGTATTCGTTACGGACGCAATCCCTGGCTTCGGTATGGGTGCTGTCAGCGCAGAACCGCCGCTGGTCTGCGCTTCCTCCAGGAGGTGGCGCAAATAATCCTCTCCCGGTAACCTTCAAACCGCCGATGGGTTGGTCGTTGTCCAGCGCTTTCGATCGCTGAGAAAATTGTCCATTGCGCACAGGATGTTGTATGTACGCTAGCGTACATACAGCGAAAATATGGGCATTGCTAGCTAACTATAGACCAACAAACCAAAGCAACCGCCTGGTGGTTGGATGCATTGTGTCCACATCTTCGCAGTGCTGGTAGCACTTCTTCGAAGCGGGGCGCACAATCCGGATACCCTTATTAGTCGGGTCAATTCGAATATTCATCCTGAAAATGGCAGTTGATCACATTGAGTAACCATGACCTCACTCCACTACCTGAATACCGGCCAACGCACTTGCCATGCCGACGATGGACACGAGATTCCGTGCAAAGGTTCCGGCCAGGATGCGTCGTTTGCAGTCGGCACGCTTTGGCCGGAACCGCGATTTGACCTGCGCGAGGACGAGGTCATGGATAGTCTGACCGGCCTGATCTGGTGTCGTAATGCCAATCTCGCGGAATTTCCACTTGCCTGGCAGGAAGCACTGGATTTCGTCGCGATCATGAACCGTGAAGGGCGTTTCGGCCAGCATGATTGGCGCATGCCAAATCGCCGCGAATTGCGCAGTTTGCTCAGTCTGCAAACCAAGTTACCTGCCCTGCCTGAGCATCACCCGTTCGTTAATGTGTTCAACGGTTGGTACTGGACCGCGACGACGGCGGCCATCAGTCCGGCGCACGCCTGGTACGTGGCGCTCAATGGCGCGCGCATGTTTTACGGCGGCAAAGATCAATCCTTCATGCTCTGGCCGGTGCGCGGCGAAGGTCTGGGCGTTGTCCCGCGCACGGGCCAATGTCTGTGCTACGACACCGCCGGCAAAATTATTGCGTGCACCGGCTCCGGTCAGGACGGTGAATTTCGTTACGGCGCCCCTTGGCCTGAACCACGCTTCGAAATTCTTCACGCCGGCGTACTGGACCGTCTCACCCGCCTGCTCTGGCGCCGCAGCGCGAACCTCACGCCGCAACCGGTGGTCTGGCGCGAGGCATTGGCAGCGGTGGTCGAACTTAATCAGAAAGACGCTGGAAGTACCTGGCGGCTGCCCACGATCAACGAACTGGAAGCGCTGGTGGATTGCGCCGCCCACAGTCCGGCTTTGCCGTCAGGGCATCCTTTCTTTGACATACAGGACATCTACTGGTCGTCTACCACCAGCCTGTTCGAGCCCGATTGGGCTTGGGCTCTGTACCTGGAAAAAGGCGCGATGGGCGTCGGACAAAAGCAGTTCGCACAATTTTCAGTATGGGCCGTGGCAACGGTCGATGCGAAAAAATAGAACCGATTATAAATCAAGGTTCTGGCGTTCCGGTGTCTATAGTTCCACGGCTCAACTCGGCTCTTGCTTCTGCTGCCAGGGTCTCATATTTGGTTCGGAAGGCATCGAGGCTCTCCTCCTCCAGTTCTTCTAGATCGAGAAGCGCGTTATGAGCGCCTTTCGTTGCTCGTATGAGTTCATCGAGCTTCACCTGGATTGCTTCGGTGTCTCGGTTCTGGGTGTTCTGAATCAGAAACACCATCAAGAAGGTGATGATCGTAGTGCCAGTGTTTATGACCAACTGCCACGTGTCGCTGAAGTGAAACAGAGGCCCTGTGACGATCCAGGCGACGATGACCCCGACCGCCAATGTGAATACTCTGGGACGACCGCAGAAGTGTGCTGTCCTCTTCGCGAACTGTGAGTACCAACTAGCGCTATGCATAGTGTTTTTTAGGGAACCGCTATAGTTAATCAAGAAACCCACGCACCCGCTTTTCTGGAGCTACTCAATGGTAGCCATCACGGTCGCCACGTTCTCCACCGCGATCACGTTCATGGTCATCGTGATCTTTTCTGTAATCACCATGTTCACGAGAATCTCGGTCTCTACGATAGCCATCCTCTTGGGGTCCGTAAGGAGCAACATAGCAGCCACTCAAACCAGTCACCATCAAACTTAAGATCAGCAATATGTTTTTCATGATCTACTTTCATCAGGATTAAAATCGGCAGCCAGACAGGTTTAAGAATAAGCATAAAATCCGACGCGGTCTGTGCGGTAGCCCGCATAGTTATTTGGGTGCATCCCGTTTCGTCGAGTCATGGCCAGGCTGTTGTCGTGGGATGAATCGAGACGGCTTTTCAGAATTTAGGAATGTGCAGTGTCCGGCTGATCATCAACGAGCCGGAAACCGCGAACATCAGCACGAGAGGGTGGAGCTGCCATGGACCAATGTGTATCATCCCGAACCAGAGCTGGTTGCCAATCGCACCGTACCCGGCAGCGATGGCGATGACGATGACGAGCAACAGTGAGCTGGGGATCGGCGTACCCTCGAAATACTTTACCTTGTCGCTGCCTTGCGCCAGGGTTTCGGCGGTGACGTTGTAACGGGCAAGGCGGCTCACGCCGCACGCAACGAAGTAGATCAGAATCACCCGATCCCAGAGGCCATCCATGCCGACTCCATAGGCGATGGCCGCCGGCGCAACGCCGAAGGAGATCACATCGGCCAGGGAATCCAACTCTCGCCCCAGCAACGAGCTTTGCTGACGCCAACGCGCAATGCGGCCATCGAAAACATCGAACATCAACGCCAGCGGAATCAGGGCACAGGCAAAAAACAGGTGCATCACGCCCTGGCTCTGTAAATAGCTCATTATGGCGAACAGCGCACCGACGCCACAGGCTGCATTCCCTAACGTAAACCAGTCCGCGAGATGGAAGCTGCGGATCATC
Proteins encoded:
- a CDS encoding cation:proton antiporter, giving the protein MFDVAVSCLVLTALLSYLNHRFIGLPTTIGVMGIALLLSFALFGLDKLGFGALREYEVSLLSSVDFSELLMQGMLSLLLFAGALHVDLSELKSYRWQVGILAIFGTLTSTLLVGFGLWVILPYTGIALPLTYCLIFGALISPTDPIAVMGILKSVGAPKSLEIVISGESLFNDGVGVVLFSLLLAMLASGEAPTAAHGAMLLLEEGGGGIAFGLVLGYVTYRMLKSIDSYQEEVLITLAAVLGGYALADRLHVSGPLAMVVAGLIIGNHGRAQAMSHKTREHLDMFWELLDSILNAVLFVLIGLEVILIEFSTSLALAALAVIAITLTARLLSVGTPIILLGRVFRLPRGALQVLTWGGLRGGISVALALSLPSGPQRDVVLALTYAVVVFSILVQGLSIGKVVRSVGDTD
- a CDS encoding phosphoketolase family protein → MAIKMKKTKLKSNPLPPDLLRKMNAYWRAANYLSVGQIYLYDNPLLKKPLALEHVKPRLLGHWGTTPGLNFVYVHLNRIIKQYDLSVIDVTGPGHGGPGLVANTYLEGTYSEVYPNISQDEQGMKKLFTQFSFPGGIPSHVAPETPGSINEGGELGYALSHAYGAAFDNPDLMVACVVGDGEAETGPMATSWHSNKFLNPVHDGAVLPILHLNGYKIAGPTVLARISHDELEALFRGYGYTPYFVEGDDPDEMHQLMAATLDAVVTEIKRIQRDARAKGFSERPRWPMIILRSPKGWTGPETVDGKPVEGTFRAHQVPVTDFATEPKHLKILEQWMKSYRPEELFDDNGRLKSELAELAPKGERRMGANPHANGGMLLRELRMPDFRDYAVEVPEPGGVKAEATRIQGQFIRDVLKLNADARNFRIFSPDETASNRWGAVFEVTNRCSTADILPGDEHVAPDGRVMEMLSEHQCEGWLEGYLLTGRHGFFSCYEAFIHIVDSMFNQHAKWLKVSRKIPWRRPIASLNYLLSSHVWRQDHNGLSHQDPGFIDHVVNKKADIIRVYLPPDANTLLSVTDHCLRSRNYVNVIVAGKQPEAQWLDMAAAIKHCTAGIGIWEWASNDKGGDPDVVMACCGEVPTLETLAAVKILRQHFPELKIRVINVVDLMTLQPRSEHPHGLTDKDFDILFTKDKPIIFAFHGYPWLIHRLAYRRTNHPQLHVRGYKENGTTTTPFDMVVLNDLDRFHLVGDVIDRVASLGSRAAYAKQFLRDKLLDHKAYIEKHGEDMPEIRDWKWEG
- a CDS encoding acetate/propionate family kinase, with the protein product MRLAKENVLTINGGSSSIKFALYQTSEPLPRGLTGKIDRIGLPGTNLTFSDTSRGQQGNLAIEVADHGSAANFLIDWLEQQVGFTHVMAVGHRVVHGMKHIQPERVSQALLDELHRISPYDPEHLPREIELIEAFRRRYPQLPQVACFDTAFHHTLPRVARLLPIPRRFDAMGIQRYGFHGLSYAYLMQQLAHVAGTQAAQGRVILAHLGNGASLAAVRDGQSIDTSMGFTPTGGLIMGTRTGDLDPGVAWYLMQSENLTPQQFKRLINHESGLLGISETSSDMRDLIALEATDERATEAVALFCYQVKKWIGSYAAALSGLDTLVFAGGIGESASIVRTRICAGLKFLGVEIDEELNVANAAVISSETSRVTVRVMHTDEEVMIAKSVCHVLGLPIKKEGTWP
- the glgP gene encoding alpha-glucan family phosphorylase — protein: MSEQTRGSHPIDGLLPADVEGFDSLVELALDMRWSWSHVTDEVWRQLDPVLWELTHHPCDVLQTVSREKIQNVLADPAFRNKIDAMVQSKKQAAEAQAWFQQHYPDAPLTCVAYFSMEFMLSEALPIYSGGLGNVAGDQLKAASDLGIPVVGVGLLYQQGYFRQVIDQDGAQQALYPYNDPGQLPITPLRKPDGEWLRLEVALPGYSVWLRAWQVQVGRVKLYLLDSNDAANYPAHRGITSELYGGGPELRLQQEMVLGIGGWRLLRALDLDPEVCHLNEGHAAFAVLERARNFMEETGQSFEVALAVTRAGNLFTTHTAVDAGFDRFAPALIEQYLSGYARKLGITLHDLMALGRQNPDDPSESFNMAYLAIRGSGAVNGVSRLHGQVSRHLFAPLFPHWPAEEVPIGHVTNGVHMPTWDSEEADNLWTEACGKDRWLGTLETLEQDMRRVSDTRLWQFRIAASQSFVTYVRERLSRQLASSGASAEAVAEAGHLFDPNVLTLGFARRFAAYKRPNLLLHDPERLLRLLANPQRPVQLIMAGKAHPSDLAGQALIRQWTQFIRRPEVRRHVIFLSDYNMLLSESLVQGVDVWINTPRRPWEACGTSGMKVLVNGGLNLSELDGWWAEAYSPEVGWALGDGQEHDHDPAWDAIEAEALYDLLENEVIPEFYARDEQGIPSAWVNRMRESMARLTPRFCANHSVCEYTDQHYIPAASAYLARAADKGAIGVDMVNWQHALDQKWTALRFGEVKLETDGEQHVFEIQMYLDDLDPDAVRVELYANGANGAAPERVEMKRVRQLVGAINGYAYRAGVSASRPASDYTARLIPYRDDVAVPLEDAHILWQR
- a CDS encoding Lcl C-terminal domain-containing protein, coding for MTSLHYLNTGQRTCHADDGHEIPCKGSGQDASFAVGTLWPEPRFDLREDEVMDSLTGLIWCRNANLAEFPLAWQEALDFVAIMNREGRFGQHDWRMPNRRELRSLLSLQTKLPALPEHHPFVNVFNGWYWTATTAAISPAHAWYVALNGARMFYGGKDQSFMLWPVRGEGLGVVPRTGQCLCYDTAGKIIACTGSGQDGEFRYGAPWPEPRFEILHAGVLDRLTRLLWRRSANLTPQPVVWREALAAVVELNQKDAGSTWRLPTINELEALVDCAAHSPALPSGHPFFDIQDIYWSSTTSLFEPDWAWALYLEKGAMGVGQKQFAQFSVWAVATVDAKK
- a CDS encoding low affinity iron permease family protein, giving the protein MHSASWYSQFAKRTAHFCGRPRVFTLAVGVIVAWIVTGPLFHFSDTWQLVINTGTTIITFLMVFLIQNTQNRDTEAIQVKLDELIRATKGAHNALLDLEELEEESLDAFRTKYETLAAEARAELSRGTIDTGTPEP
- the pssA gene encoding CDP-diacylglycerol--serine O-phosphatidyltransferase; its protein translation is MKQAKHLSMIRSFHLADWFTLGNAACGVGALFAIMSYLQSQGVMHLFFACALIPLALMFDVFDGRIARWRQQSSLLGRELDSLADVISFGVAPAAIAYGVGMDGLWDRVILIYFVACGVSRLARYNVTAETLAQGSDKVKYFEGTPIPSSLLLVIVIAIAAGYGAIGNQLWFGMIHIGPWQLHPLVLMFAVSGSLMISRTLHIPKF